One Narcine bancroftii isolate sNarBan1 chromosome 3, sNarBan1.hap1, whole genome shotgun sequence DNA window includes the following coding sequences:
- the LOC138759089 gene encoding claudin-9-like, with product MPPHSAFLQTTGLLLCSLGWAGSLACCVLPFWKATTFSGQNIMTKQRMIEGLWVTCTLPSPGKASCTVYKSSHKELSMDVYAARILCLCCLLSGLLGLVLQCLGSQCTNCVPMPALKSRLLRCSGLLCAFGGLALLVAVSWPGYLLATEFYHPLVSEVLDIKVGPCIYLGLASGASMLLGGCLLGCWCCWRKDERRDRENSVPQFYIQEQKLGLKHDKLEILSKKMEDGL from the exons ATGCCACCACACTCTGCTTTCCTCCAGACGACGGGTCTGctcctctgctccttgggctggGCCGGGAGTCTGGCCTGCTGCGTTTTGCCCTTCTGGAAGGCCACCACGTTCAGCGGCCAGAACATAATGACGAAGCAGAGGATGATCGAGGGTCTCTGGGTAACCTGTACACTTCCTAGTCCGGGAAAGGCTAGCTGCACCGTCTACAAGTCCTCGCACAAGGAATTGTCCATGGATGTCTACGCTGCACGCATCCTCTGCCTCTGCTGCCTGCTCTCCGGCTTGCTAGGTCTCGTTCTGCAGTGTCTTGGTTCACAGTGCACCAACTGCGTTCCTATGCCAGCGCTGAAGTCTCGCTTGCTGAGGTGCTCGGGCCTCCTGTGCGCCTTCGGCGGCCTAGCCCTGCTGGTGGCCGTCTCCTGGCCGGGATACCTGTTGGCAACCGAGTTCTACCACCCCCTGGTGTCCGAGGTTCTGGACATCAAAGTCGGGCCCTGCATTTACCTGGGTCTAGCATCTGGGGCCTCGATGTTGCTAGGGGGATGTTTGCTGGGGTGCTGGTGCTGCTGGCGGAAAG atgaacgaagAGACAGAGAAAATTCTGTTCCACAGTTCTATATTCAGGAGCAgaagctgggactgaaacatgaCAAGCTGGAAATCTTGTCGAAAAAAATGGAAGACGGATTGTGA